Proteins encoded together in one Mastomys coucha isolate ucsf_1 unplaced genomic scaffold, UCSF_Mcou_1 pScaffold16, whole genome shotgun sequence window:
- the Plekho1 gene encoding pleckstrin homology domain-containing family O member 1 isoform X1 encodes MKKSGSGKRGPPDGNHQSAAPEKVGWVRKFCGKGIFREIWKNRYVVLKGDQLYVSEKEVKDEKNSQEVFDLSDYEKCEELRKSKSRSKKNHSKFTLARCRQPGTTAPNLIFLAVSPEEKESWINALSSAITRAKNRILDEVTVEEDSYLAHPTRDRAKIQHSRRPPTRGHLMAVASTSTSDGMLTLDLIQEEDPSPEEPASCAESFRVDLDKSVAQLTGSRRRADSDRIQPSSHRASSLSRPWEKPDKGAPYTPQALKKLPSTEKSRCASLEEILSQRDTAPARPLHLQAEESPAPVPSQPGQLSRIQDLVARKLEKTQELLAEVQGLGDGKRKAKDPPQSPPDSESEQLLLETERLLGEASSNWSQAKRVLQEVRELRDLYRQMDLQTPDSHLRQTSQHSQYRKSLM; translated from the exons ATGAAGAAGAGCGGCTCCGGCAAGCGG GGGCCTCCGGATGGAAACCATCAGTCTGCAGCGCCCGAGAAGGTCGGCTGGGTCCGGAAATTCTGCGGGAAAGGGATTTTCAGGGAGATTTGGAAAAACCGCTATGTGGTGCTGAAAGGCGACCAGCTCTACGTCTCCGAGAAGGAG gtaaaagatgagaaaaatagtCAGGAGGTGTTTGACCTGAGTGACTATGAGAAGTGCGAAGAGCTCCGGAAATCCAAGAGCAGGAGCAAGAAAAATCACAGCAAGTTCACCCTGGCCCGGTGCAGACAGCCGGGCACCACG GCACCCAACCTCATCTTCCTGGCAGTAAGTCCTGAAGAAAAGGAGTCATGGATCAACGCCCTGAGCTCTGCCATTACCAGAGCTAAAAACCGTATCTTGGATGAG GTCACCGTTGAGGAGGACAGCTATCTTGCCCACCCTACTCGAGACAGAGCAAAAATCCAACACTCCCGCCGTCCTCCAACCCGGGGACACCTCATGGCTGTG GCTTCGACCTCTACCTCAGACGGGATGCTAACATTAGACCTGATCCAAGAGGAAGACCCTTCCCCTGAGGAGCCAGCCTCTTGTGCTGAGAGCTTTCGGGTTGATCTGGATAAGTCTGTGGCCCAGCTGACTGGCAGTCGACGGAGAGCAGACTCAGACAGGATTCAGCCCTCTTCACACCGGGCAAGCAGCCTTTCTCGGCCTTGGGAAAAACCAGACAAGGGAGCCCCCTACACCCCACAAGCACTGAAGAAGTTACCCAGTACAGAGAAGAGCCGATGTGCCTCCCTGGAGGAGATCTTATCCCAGAGGGACACTGCCCCAGCCCGCCCTCTTCACCTTCAAGCTGAGGAATCCCCAGCCCCTGTCCCCTCCCAGCCGGGGCAGCTGTCCCGGATCCAGGACCTGGTAGCAAGGAAACTGGAGAAGACTCAGGAGCTACTGGCAGAGGTTCAGGGACTGGGAGATGGCAAGCGGAAGGCCAAGGACCCCCCACAGTCTCCACCGGACTCTGAGTCCGAGCAGCTGCTGCTGGAGACAGAAAGGCTGCTGGGAGAGGCTTCGTCCAACTGGAGCCAGGCAAAGAGAGTGCTGCAGGAAGTCAGGGAGCTGAGAGACCTGTACAGGCAGATGGACCTGCAGACCCCGGACTCCCACCTCAGACAGACCTCCCAGCACAGTCAATACCGGAAGAGCCTGATGTGA
- the Plekho1 gene encoding pleckstrin homology domain-containing family O member 1 isoform X2 — protein MKKSGSGKRSAAPEKVGWVRKFCGKGIFREIWKNRYVVLKGDQLYVSEKEVKDEKNSQEVFDLSDYEKCEELRKSKSRSKKNHSKFTLARCRQPGTTAPNLIFLAVSPEEKESWINALSSAITRAKNRILDEVTVEEDSYLAHPTRDRAKIQHSRRPPTRGHLMAVASTSTSDGMLTLDLIQEEDPSPEEPASCAESFRVDLDKSVAQLTGSRRRADSDRIQPSSHRASSLSRPWEKPDKGAPYTPQALKKLPSTEKSRCASLEEILSQRDTAPARPLHLQAEESPAPVPSQPGQLSRIQDLVARKLEKTQELLAEVQGLGDGKRKAKDPPQSPPDSESEQLLLETERLLGEASSNWSQAKRVLQEVRELRDLYRQMDLQTPDSHLRQTSQHSQYRKSLM, from the exons ATGAAGAAGAGCGGCTCCGGCAAGCGG TCTGCAGCGCCCGAGAAGGTCGGCTGGGTCCGGAAATTCTGCGGGAAAGGGATTTTCAGGGAGATTTGGAAAAACCGCTATGTGGTGCTGAAAGGCGACCAGCTCTACGTCTCCGAGAAGGAG gtaaaagatgagaaaaatagtCAGGAGGTGTTTGACCTGAGTGACTATGAGAAGTGCGAAGAGCTCCGGAAATCCAAGAGCAGGAGCAAGAAAAATCACAGCAAGTTCACCCTGGCCCGGTGCAGACAGCCGGGCACCACG GCACCCAACCTCATCTTCCTGGCAGTAAGTCCTGAAGAAAAGGAGTCATGGATCAACGCCCTGAGCTCTGCCATTACCAGAGCTAAAAACCGTATCTTGGATGAG GTCACCGTTGAGGAGGACAGCTATCTTGCCCACCCTACTCGAGACAGAGCAAAAATCCAACACTCCCGCCGTCCTCCAACCCGGGGACACCTCATGGCTGTG GCTTCGACCTCTACCTCAGACGGGATGCTAACATTAGACCTGATCCAAGAGGAAGACCCTTCCCCTGAGGAGCCAGCCTCTTGTGCTGAGAGCTTTCGGGTTGATCTGGATAAGTCTGTGGCCCAGCTGACTGGCAGTCGACGGAGAGCAGACTCAGACAGGATTCAGCCCTCTTCACACCGGGCAAGCAGCCTTTCTCGGCCTTGGGAAAAACCAGACAAGGGAGCCCCCTACACCCCACAAGCACTGAAGAAGTTACCCAGTACAGAGAAGAGCCGATGTGCCTCCCTGGAGGAGATCTTATCCCAGAGGGACACTGCCCCAGCCCGCCCTCTTCACCTTCAAGCTGAGGAATCCCCAGCCCCTGTCCCCTCCCAGCCGGGGCAGCTGTCCCGGATCCAGGACCTGGTAGCAAGGAAACTGGAGAAGACTCAGGAGCTACTGGCAGAGGTTCAGGGACTGGGAGATGGCAAGCGGAAGGCCAAGGACCCCCCACAGTCTCCACCGGACTCTGAGTCCGAGCAGCTGCTGCTGGAGACAGAAAGGCTGCTGGGAGAGGCTTCGTCCAACTGGAGCCAGGCAAAGAGAGTGCTGCAGGAAGTCAGGGAGCTGAGAGACCTGTACAGGCAGATGGACCTGCAGACCCCGGACTCCCACCTCAGACAGACCTCCCAGCACAGTCAATACCGGAAGAGCCTGATGTGA